A stretch of Lathyrus oleraceus cultivar Zhongwan6 chromosome 6, CAAS_Psat_ZW6_1.0, whole genome shotgun sequence DNA encodes these proteins:
- the LOC127098200 gene encoding ruBisCO large subunit-binding protein subunit beta, chloroplastic-like, translating into MASCNLSSCNLSSSASISSFPSNAARRKTSNTVALTRKNRNLKVSAMAKELHFNKDGSAIRKLQNGVNKLADLVGVTLGPKGRNVVLESKYGSPKIVNDGVTVAKEVELEDPVENIGAKLVRQAAAKTNDLAGDGTTTSVVLAQGLIAEGVKVVAAGANPVLITRGIEKTAKALVAELKLMSKEVEDSELADVAAVSAGNNHEVGNMIAEALSKVGRKGVVTLEEGKSAENSLYVVEGMQFDRGYISPYFVTDSEKMTVEFENCKLLLVDKKITNARDLINILEDAIRNGFPILIIAEDIEQEALATLVVNKLRGSLKIAALKAPGFGERKSQYLDDIAILTGGTVIREEVGLTLDKAGNEVLGTAAKVVLTKDTTTIVGDGSTQEAVTKRVSQIKNQIEAAEQDYEKEKLSERIAKLSGGVAVIQVGAQTETELKEKKLRVEDALNATKAAVEEGIVVGGGCTLLRLSSKVDAIKATLANDEEKVGADIVKRALSYPLKLIAKNAGVNGSVVSEKVLSNDNARFGYNAATGKYEDLMSAGIIDPTKVVRCCLEHAASVAKTFLMSDCVVVEIKEPESVAAGTPMDNSGYGM; encoded by the exons ATGGCATCCTGCAATCTCTCTTCCTGCAACCTCTCTTCATCCGCTTCTATTTCTTCATTCCCCTCTAATGCCGCCCGCAGAAAAACTTCAAACACCGTCGCTCTCACCCGGAAGAACCGGAACCTTAAGGTCTCCGCCATGGCCAAGGAATTGCATTTCAACAAAGATGGCTCAGCTATCAGGAAGCTCCAG AATGGTGTGAACAAGCTTGCGGATTTGGTTGGTGTTACTCTTGGCCCTAAAGGAAGGAATGTTGTTCTTGAGAGCAAGTATGGTTCGCCGAAAATTGTTAACGACGGGGTCACTGTTGCTAAAGAG GTTGAGTTGGAGGATCCGGTTGAGAATATTGGTGCTAAATTGGTGAGACAGGCCGCTGCCAAGACGAATGACTTGGCTGGTGATGGAACCACTACTTCTGTTGTTTTGGCTCAGGGTCTTATTGCAGAAGGTGTCAAG GTTGTTGCAGCTGGTGCAAACCCTGTGCTTATCACACGTGGAATTGAGAAGACAGCAAAAGCTCTTGTAGCTGAACTTAAACTGATGTCAAAAGAG GTTGAAGATAGTGAATTGGCTGATGTGGCAGCAGTCAGTGCTGGGAACAATCATGAAGTAGGAAATATGATAGCTGAAGCATTGAGCAAGGTTGGTAGAAAGGGTGTTGTGACACTTGAGGAGGGAAAGAGTGCTGAAAACAGTCTATATGTTGTTGAGGGGATGCAATTCGATAGAGGATATATTTCCCCCTACTTTGTTACTGACAGTGAAAAAATGACTGTTGAATTTGAAAACTGCAAG TTGCTGTTGGTTGACAAAAAGATAACCAATGCAAGGGATCTTATTAACATACTCGAGGATGCAATTAGAAATGGATTCCCTATTTTGATCATTGCGGAGGATATTGAACAAGAAGCTTTAGCAACTCTTGTTGTGAATAAACTTAGAGGGTCACTGAAGATTGCAGCACTTAAGGCTCCTGGATTTGGAGAACGCAAGAGCCAGTACCTTGATGATATTGCCATTTTGACCGGAG GTACTGTTATCAGAGAGGAGGTTGGCCTTACCTTAGACAAAGCTGGGAATGAGGTTCTGGGCACTGCTGCCAAGGTGGTTCTAACCAAAGATACAACCACAATTGTTGGTGATGGAAGTACCCAGGAAGCCGTTACCAAGAGAGTTTCACAAATTAAGAACCAAATTGAG GCTGCAGAACAAGATTATGAAAAGGAGAAGCTAAGTGAAAGGATTGCAAAACTGTCTGGTGGCGTGGCTGTTATACAG GTTGGTGCACAAACTGAGACAGAACTCAAGGAAAAGAAATTGAGAGTTGAAGACGCTCTTAATGCTACAAAG GCAGCTGTTGAAGAGGGTATTGTAGTTGGTGGTGGGTGCACTTTGCTCAGACTTTCATCCAAGGTGGATGCAATCAAGGCTACCCTTGCAAATGATGAAGAAAAA GTTGGAGCCGACATTGTTAAAAGAGCTCTTAGTTACCCTTTGAAATTAATAGCTAAAAATGCTGGTGTAAATGGCAGTGTTGTTAGTGAGAAG GTTCTGTCAAATGACAATGCAAGATTTGGATATAATGCTGCCACGGGTAAATATGAAGATTTAATGTCTGCAGGGATCATTGACCCAACAAAG GTTGTCAGATGTTGCCTGGAACATGCGGCCTCTGTTGCCAAAACCTTCTTGATGTCAGACTGTGTTGTTGTTGAGATAAAGGAACCCGAGTCTGTAGCTGCTGGCACCCCCATGGACAATTCAG GATATGGTATGTAG